One genomic region from Epinephelus moara isolate mb chromosome 8, YSFRI_EMoa_1.0, whole genome shotgun sequence encodes:
- the LOC126394495 gene encoding junction-mediating and -regulatory protein-like, giving the protein MSFTMEDNLESGWVAVRPNAFEEKEKHKFVFIVAWNEVEGKFAITCHNRTVQRRSFGRDTPAEATGQDGDKTKWLESPVRDKVSKSPSKGAKEAVVKGCSPKTKSTTKPSPVKIQTSAASPDSPDTEVLKALREDQLSPSLDSLDLEELDGLGREDCSWAGLFSFQDLRSIHQQLCSVNSDLEPCLPVFPEEPAGMWTVLFGPAEVPETEMDELCYSLQMYLGHALDICGWKILSQVLFTESDDPDEYYESLSELRQSGYEEALNRASKHLQELLDKHKTMDSMVELLELYEEEDDVYGGLLEASTQLYQYLLQPFRDMRELAMLRRQQIKISMENDYLGPRRIDALKKEDSDWQKKAQEAVLNIQEFTVKYFEITARAQKGVYERMKVDQRKFGKSSWTAAVERMERLRYSVAKETLQLQRAREICLEQRKHTLRDEMQSLCSSEDAMVLLDQMETQYYELQLQLYDIQAEILQCEELLLTAQLDSVRRQMSERQDEVVYYDTFESADDIKEDDTGEREELSRLQVSARQLEARRGRITAKRSYLRNKREICVSNHTQKQQKRQTMYKDSISHQVLQLKNDDEEDEERKNSRVSQERQRTLDRLRTFKQRYPGQVILKSTRLRVSHTRRRERGRSMEMYSVSEREERADTVQTQGQPLCLSTSVQTDPSSTLTTQPVTVLTASLPPLPVPSPADSSCSPCSLSSLLASPMSPPPPPPPPPPLPTKEELSPSGSPGRHGHKVEGKSAGEELSLSPLGPFIPRFFDSSQLLSARKKLKKTPAFDSHSRRVSSPMDEVLASLKRGCFHLRKVDQRPLPPSTGDDDPNSILAQIRKGVKLRRVPRKERKDQGELPASTDPLTRSIHEALRRIKEASPESDSDDDGLAGHDWES; this is encoded by the exons ATGTCCTTCACAATGGAGGATAATTTGGAGTCGGGGTGGGTGGCCGTCCGCCCTAATGCGTttgaggagaaggagaagcaTAAATTTGTGTTCATCGTCGCCTGGAATGAAGTGGAGGGTAAATTTGCCATTACGTGTCACAACAGGACGGTGCAGAGGAGAAGCTTTGGCAGGGACACACCGGCGGAGGCGACTGGTCAGGATGgggacaaaacaaaatggctcgAAAGTCCCGTCAGGGATAAAGTATCCAAGAGCCCTAGCAAGGGAGCCAAGGAGGCTGTGGTGAAAGGCTGCAGCCCTAAAACCAAGTCCACAACAAAACCAAGCCCTGTCAAAATCCAGACATCTGCAGCATCCCCTGATAGTCCTGATACTGAGGTGTTGAAAGCACTAAGAGAGGACCAGCTGTCCCCATCACTGGACAGCTTGGACCTGGAGGAACTGGACGGTCTGGGCAGGGAGGACTGCAGCTGGGCCGGACTCTTCTCCTTCCAGGACCTCCGGTCCATCCACCAGCAGCTGTGCTCGGTGAACTCGGACCTGGAGCCGTGCCTCCCGGTGTTTCCGGAGGAGCCAGCCGGGATGTGGACGGTGCTGTTCGGCCCGGCGGAAGTGCCCGAGACCGAGATGGATGAGCTCTGCTACAGTTTACAGATGTACCTGGGCCACGCGCTCGATATATGTGGATGGAAGATCCTCTCGCAGGTGCTGTTCACGGAAAGTGACGACCCGGATGAGTACTACGAGAGCCTGAGCGAGCTGAGGCAGTCCGGGTATGAAGAGGCGCTGAACCGTGCTTCAAAACATCTGCAAGAG CTGCTGGATAAGCACAAGACCATGGACAGtatggtggagctgctggagctctatgaggaggaagatgacgtCTACGGAGGCCTTCTGGAAGCCTCCACACAGCTGTACCAGTACCTGCTGCAGCCCTTCAGAGACATGAGAGAACTAGCAATGCTACGCAGACAGCAGATCAAG ATTTCCATGGAGAACGACTACTTGGGTCCAAGGCGGATTGATGCTCTAAAAAAGGAGGACTCTGACTGGCAGAAGAAAGCTCAGGAGGCAGTCCTCAACATCCAGGAGTTTACTGTAAAATACTTTGAGATCACTGCCAGAGCCCAGAAAG GGGTGTATGAGCGTATGAAGGTGGACCAGCGCAAGTTTGGTAAATCTTCATGGACAGCTGCGGTGGAGCGCATGGAGAGACTCCGCTATTCTGTGGCCAAGGAAACTCTGCAGCTCCAGAGAGCCAGGGAGATCTGTCTGGagcagaggaaacacacactTCGAGATGAG ATGCAGAGTCTATGTAGCAGTGAAGATGCCATGGTTCTCTTAGACCAAATGGAGACACAGTACTATGAGCTCCAGCTTCAACTCTATGACATCCAGGCTGAGATACTACAGTGTGAAGAGCTGCTCCTCACCGCTCAACTAGACAGCGTTCGCAGACAGATGTCAG AGCGTCAGGATGAGGTTGTGTACTATGACACCTTTGAAAGTGCAGATGATATAAAAGAAGATGATACTGGTGAGAGGGAAGAGCTGAGCAGACTTCAGGTCAGCGCTCGACAGCTGGAGGCAAGAAGGGGCCGCATCACTGCCAAGCGCTCCTATCTGAGGAACAAAAGG GAGATCTGTGTATCCAACCACACTCAGAAACAGCAGAAACGTCAAACCATGTACAAGGACTCCATATCCCACCAGGTCTTACAg CTGAAAAATGACGATGAGGAAGACGAGGAGAGGAAGAACAGCAGAGTTAgtcaagagagacagagaactcTGGACAGACTACGCACTTTCAAGCAG CGGTACCCAGGTCAAGTGATTCTGAAATCTACTCGTTTACGCGTGTCCCACACCAGAAGAAGAGAGCGCGGGAGGAGCATGGAAATGTATAGTGTGAGTGAGAGGGAGGAACGTGCAGACACAGTCCAGACACAGGGCCAGCCGCTGTGTCTCAGCACCAGTGTGCAGACGGACCCCAGCTCCACGCTCACCACTCAGCCCGTCACAGTCCTCACCGCGTCCCTTCCTCCTCTGCCTGTGCCCAGTCCTGCAGactcctcctgctctccctgCTCCCTGTCCTCACTGCTGGCATCCCCCatgtcccctcctcctccacctccacctccacctccccttcCGACAAAGGAGGAGTTGTCGCCCTCTGGGAGCCCGGGTCGGCACGGGCACAAAGTTGAGGGGAAGAGTGCAGGAGAAGAGCTCTCCCTGTCCCCACTCGGTCCATTTATCCCTCGCTTCTTTGACAGCAGCCAACTGTTGAGCGCCCGGAAAAAGCTGAAGAAGACTCCAGCGTTTGACTCCCACAGCAGGAGAG TGAGCTCGCCCATGGACGAGGTGCTAGCCTCCCTGAAGAGAGGCTGCTTCCACCTGAGAAAAGTCGACCAGCGGCCTCTGCCTCCTTCCACGGGTGACGATGACCCCAACAGCATCCTGGCTCAGATTCGTAAGGGGGTCAAACTGAGGCGCGTCCccaggaaagagagaaaggatcAGGGAGAGCTCCCGGCCTCCACCGACCCCTTGACCAGGAGCATCCACGAGGCACTGCGCCGCATAAAGGAGGCCTCGCCAGAGTCTGACTCAGATGACGACGGGCTGGCCGGCCATGACTGGGAGAGCTAG